In Aulosira sp. FACHB-615, the DNA window GTGGCTATTGTTGTACCGTCACAAACAATTTTGGCTTTAGTTCTGGCGGTAACTCTCAATTCTGGGATTCGGGGAAAAAATTGGTGGCGTATCCTTTATTTTTTACCCACAGTGACTTCTTCCGCAGTGCTGACGCTGATTTTTATGTGGATTTATAACACGGATGGGCTACTGAATGATGTTTTGGCTTTTGTGGGTTTACCTACTTATAACTGGTTGGGTGATCCAAATGTGGCACTCAAAGGCATCATGATTATGAATATTTGGTCAACTGCGCCGTTTTATATGGTGATTTATTTGGCGGCGTTGCAAGATATCCCCCAAAAATTATACGAGGCGGCGGAACTGGATGGGGCAAATACTTGGCAGCAGTTTATCTATATCACTATTCCCATACTCCAGCCTGTAACCTTTTTTGTTGTGGCTATTGGCATAATTGGGACTTTTCAGTTATTTGACCAATCTTATATTTTCTCTGGTGGGACTGGCGGGCCGAATAACGCAACTCTGACTTTAGTGTTATTG includes these proteins:
- a CDS encoding ABC transporter permease subunit; its protein translation is MWQVSKQQQNIRWNLTENLAGYLFLAPTLLVLGTFVVLPILYAVFLSLHKVQLLGGIEYQFIGFRNFSRLVEDERVWIAVKNTAEYVAIVVPSQTILALVLAVTLNSGIRGKNWWRILYFLPTVTSSAVLTLIFMWIYNTDGLLNDVLAFVGLPTYNWLGDPNVALKGIMIMNIWSTAPFYMVIYLAALQDIPQKLYEAAELDGANTWQQFIYITIPILQPVTFFVVAIGIIGTFQLFDQSYIFSGGTGGPNNATLTLVLLIYQAVFRNLQMGYAAAIAFLLALVIITITLIQRRLFGGEKM